The following are encoded in a window of Thermodesulfobacteriota bacterium genomic DNA:
- the rpoN gene encoding RNA polymerase factor sigma-54, with product MSTPPGQRIGPTQTLQQRLILTQELQLFLKLIQMTTLELKEYLEEQLVENPILEEKIEEDKKANEENHSDDHEYDFSDAEKSFLGSGDDNLPYFREIFGDQEEESPWENRVSAPESLLDYLKWQLNLSDFSPEEKEIGSLIIGNLNEDGYLETDLEEIAILMVKNRFDSDSKIQETSDEEKAHFYQNQIKSDPTYCEKVEQVLKKIQASFDPPGVCARNLKECLLVQARMIGYTDDSIIIKLIENHLEDIGKKDHKLIADSLGCSPDKVEEAILAVKSLEPKPGRPFYTKDTEKHIVPDFYVYKLGNELKIQLNRDFPTVRISQYYRSLVNKENNLPPEVRKYIKEKIEAAQRIIKCLEERETIIKKIIIKIVERQRDFFEHGKEYIKPLRLKDIANDEEINKHESTISRITSRKYIQTPHGVIELKSLFSRKIETSHGVDVSFEKVKSLIKEIVSSEIPESPYSDEDISKILERRNIKVARRTVAKYRKILKIPSSSERANKR from the coding sequence ATGAGCACACCACCAGGACAAAGAATAGGCCCAACACAGACACTACAGCAGCGTCTTATTCTGACGCAAGAGCTACAGCTTTTTCTGAAGCTTATACAGATGACTACGCTTGAGCTCAAGGAATATCTCGAAGAACAGCTCGTAGAGAATCCGATCCTAGAGGAAAAAATCGAAGAAGATAAGAAGGCCAACGAAGAAAACCACTCCGATGACCATGAGTATGATTTTAGCGACGCCGAAAAGAGTTTTCTCGGGAGTGGTGACGACAACCTCCCCTATTTCCGGGAGATATTCGGAGACCAGGAAGAAGAAAGCCCCTGGGAGAACAGGGTAAGCGCACCTGAATCCCTCCTAGACTACCTAAAATGGCAGCTAAATCTCTCCGATTTCTCTCCAGAGGAAAAAGAAATCGGCTCGCTGATTATCGGTAACCTCAACGAAGACGGATACCTCGAAACCGACCTGGAGGAGATTGCCATCTTGATGGTTAAGAACCGGTTTGATTCCGACTCCAAGATCCAGGAGACGTCGGATGAAGAGAAGGCGCACTTTTACCAGAACCAAATCAAGTCCGACCCTACTTACTGCGAGAAGGTTGAACAGGTTTTAAAAAAAATCCAAGCCTCTTTTGACCCTCCTGGTGTCTGCGCCAGGAATTTGAAAGAATGTCTTCTGGTCCAGGCACGAATGATTGGTTACACCGATGACAGTATCATAATTAAGTTGATCGAAAACCACCTGGAAGATATAGGCAAAAAAGACCATAAATTAATCGCCGACTCTCTCGGTTGTTCGCCGGATAAAGTAGAGGAAGCTATCCTTGCCGTCAAGTCATTAGAACCCAAGCCGGGAAGACCTTTTTACACCAAAGACACCGAAAAGCATATCGTGCCAGATTTCTACGTCTATAAACTGGGAAATGAACTGAAAATACAGCTAAACCGAGACTTTCCTACCGTCCGGATAAGTCAGTATTACCGGAGCTTGGTCAACAAAGAGAATAACCTTCCCCCCGAAGTGCGGAAATACATCAAAGAAAAGATAGAGGCCGCTCAGAGAATAATAAAATGCCTCGAAGAGCGGGAAACAATCATAAAAAAGATCATCATAAAAATCGTGGAGAGACAGAGGGATTTTTTCGAGCACGGAAAAGAATACATAAAACCATTAAGACTGAAAGACATAGCCAACGATGAAGAAATAAACAAGCATGAATCCACGATAAGCAGAATAACCAGCAGAAAGTATATTCAGACGCCGCACGGGGTGATAGAACTCAAATCCCTCTTCTCCAGAAAAATAGAGACCTCCCATGGAGTAGACGTATCTTTCGAAAAGGTAAAGTCGCTTATAAAAGAAATCGTCTCTTCCGAAATACCAGAGAGTCCTTACTCCGACGAAGACATATCCAAGATACTGGAGAGAAGAAATATAAAAGTGGCCCGCCGCACTGTTGCAAAATACAGAAAAATACTTAAAATACCTTCTTCTTCAGAAAGAGCCAACAAGAGGTAA
- the leuD gene encoding 3-isopropylmalate dehydratase small subunit, whose protein sequence is MEPFKTFTGLVAPLDKVNVDTDQIIPKQFLKRIERTGFGEFLFYDWRYRDGKLNPEFVLNQERYQGATILLTGDNFGCGSSREHAPWALKDYGFKVIIAPSFADIFFNNCLKNGMLPIVLPGDLVKELFVKVFENEGYSLTVNLESQTLKDPDGWTIGFIVDPFAKKCLLEGLDDISLTLKLEDKIKAYEERA, encoded by the coding sequence ATGGAACCGTTCAAAACCTTTACCGGGCTGGTGGCTCCCTTAGACAAGGTCAACGTCGATACAGACCAAATCATACCCAAGCAGTTTTTAAAGCGTATCGAGCGAACCGGTTTTGGGGAATTTCTATTCTATGATTGGCGATATCGGGACGGGAAGCTTAATCCGGAGTTTGTGCTCAACCAGGAGCGTTACCAGGGAGCGACTATCCTGCTTACCGGGGACAATTTTGGTTGCGGCAGTTCGCGTGAGCATGCGCCCTGGGCACTAAAGGATTATGGCTTCAAAGTAATAATTGCCCCCTCCTTTGCCGATATATTCTTCAACAACTGTCTTAAGAATGGAATGCTACCCATCGTTCTCCCCGGCGATTTGGTCAAAGAACTCTTCGTTAAAGTTTTTGAGAACGAAGGATATAGTCTGACCGTCAACCTGGAATCCCAAACGCTCAAGGACCCGGATGGCTGGACAATCGGCTTTATAGTCGACCCCTTTGCGAAGAAATGCCTCCTAGAGGGGCTTGATGACATAAGCCTCACGCTCAAGCTCGAGGATAAGATTAAAGCCTATGAAGAAAGGGCTTAG
- the leuC gene encoding 3-isopropylmalate dehydratase large subunit, whose amino-acid sequence MSAKTLFDKIWERHVVHEEPGKPTLLYIDLHLVHEVTSPQAFEGLRISGRRVRRPDLTFATMDHNVPTTDRSLPVEDPISAKQIDTLRKNCRDFGITLFDLKNPYQGIVHVIGPELGLTKPGMTIVCGDSHTSTHGAFGALAFGIGTSEVEHVLATQCLWQNRPKVFEVRVDGKRAKGVTAKDIILSIIGHIGTAGATGTVIEYRGQAIESLSMEERMTICNMSIEAGARAGMIAPDEHTFRYLEGRQYVPKGQDFEKAVEIWKELKTDEGASFDKKVVLNASKMAPQVSWGTSPGMVTDVTGVVPDPDSFTDPSAQKATRDALKYMGLTPGTPITEIKLDRVFIGSCTNSRLQDLKAAAEVVKGKKVSPRVRAMVVPGSQLVKREAEKIGLDQIFKEAGFEWRESGCSMCLGMNPDILAPGERCASTSNRNFEGRQGKDGRTHLVSPIMAAAAAIEGHFVDIREWELSQDLQSELE is encoded by the coding sequence ATGAGCGCTAAAACCTTATTCGATAAGATCTGGGAACGGCACGTAGTTCATGAAGAGCCGGGGAAACCCACCCTCCTTTACATCGACCTTCATCTAGTTCACGAGGTAACCTCTCCCCAGGCGTTTGAAGGACTTCGTATTTCCGGCCGCCGAGTAAGAAGGCCCGATTTAACATTTGCCACGATGGACCATAATGTGCCCACTACCGATAGGTCTCTTCCGGTTGAAGACCCAATCTCTGCGAAACAGATAGATACGCTAAGAAAAAACTGCCGGGACTTCGGCATCACCCTATTTGACCTCAAAAACCCTTACCAGGGAATAGTTCACGTAATAGGACCGGAGTTAGGCCTTACCAAACCGGGTATGACCATAGTTTGCGGGGATAGTCATACCTCCACTCACGGGGCGTTTGGAGCGCTTGCTTTTGGAATTGGTACGAGCGAGGTGGAGCATGTACTAGCTACGCAGTGCCTCTGGCAGAACCGTCCAAAGGTATTTGAGGTTCGCGTCGACGGGAAAAGAGCAAAAGGAGTTACTGCAAAAGATATTATACTGAGCATTATCGGACATATTGGGACTGCCGGCGCAACCGGTACCGTGATCGAATACCGAGGCCAGGCAATAGAATCCCTCTCCATGGAAGAGCGAATGACCATATGCAACATGTCCATAGAAGCGGGGGCGCGTGCCGGAATGATCGCCCCGGATGAACATACGTTCCGTTATTTGGAGGGCAGGCAGTATGTTCCCAAGGGACAAGATTTCGAAAAGGCTGTAGAGATATGGAAGGAGCTTAAAACCGACGAAGGTGCATCCTTTGACAAGAAGGTGGTCCTGAATGCATCCAAGATGGCCCCCCAGGTTAGTTGGGGAACCAGTCCGGGAATGGTTACGGACGTTACCGGGGTTGTCCCCGACCCCGATTCCTTCACCGACCCAAGCGCACAAAAAGCAACCAGGGACGCACTCAAGTATATGGGACTTACCCCCGGGACTCCGATAACGGAGATAAAACTCGACCGTGTTTTTATCGGGTCATGCACAAATTCCCGCCTGCAGGATTTAAAAGCGGCGGCAGAGGTGGTGAAGGGGAAAAAGGTTTCCCCCCGGGTACGGGCAATGGTCGTTCCCGGCTCCCAATTGGTGAAGCGGGAGGCCGAGAAGATAGGCCTCGACCAGATTTTCAAGGAAGCCGGGTTTGAGTGGAGGGAATCAGGCTGCAGCATGTGTCTGGGTATGAACCCAGATATCCTTGCCCCAGGGGAAAGATGCGCAAGCACATCTAACCGGAACTTTGAAGGCCGACAGGGAAAAGACGGCAGAACCCACCTGGTCAGCCCCATCATGGCCGCAGCAGCGGCAATTGAAGGACATTTCGTGGATATACGGGAATGGGAATTAAGCCAAGACCTCCAGTCAGAATTAGAATGA
- the eno gene encoding phosphopyruvate hydratase: MPKIASVRAREILDSRGNPTVEVDIRCDDGSFGRAAVPSGASTGEHEALELRDGNKKIYLGKGVQKAVDNVSNAIARRIMGMEVTSQIEIDNTLIELDGTPNKSKLGANAILGVSLAAAKAAANSSGLPLYRYLGGVFASILPVPLMNIINGGVHADNNLDIQEFMIVPVGFTTFSNAIRAGVEVFHNLKAILKKKGYSTSVGDEGGFAPSLKSNEEAIECVLEAIVQSGHKPGKGISLALDVASSELYKDGKYIIEDSKLGKEKVVDLYKRWVDEYPIISIEDPMAEDDWEGWKIITKELGDKVQLVGDDLFVTNTRRLSRGIKEGVANSILIKVNQIGTLTETLESINMASRAGYTYIISHRSGETEDSTIADIAVATNSGQIKTGSASRSDRMAKYNQLLRIEEELGQEARFLGKSAFKF, from the coding sequence GTGCCCAAGATAGCTTCGGTAAGAGCAAGAGAGATTCTCGATTCCCGAGGAAATCCTACAGTCGAGGTGGACATAAGATGCGATGATGGGTCATTCGGCCGAGCCGCCGTACCATCCGGAGCTTCTACCGGAGAACACGAGGCACTAGAGCTTAGGGACGGAAACAAAAAGATATACCTGGGAAAAGGGGTTCAAAAAGCCGTGGATAACGTAAGTAATGCAATCGCTCGTAGGATAATGGGCATGGAAGTGACATCTCAAATAGAGATAGACAATACCCTGATCGAACTAGATGGAACCCCGAATAAATCTAAGCTGGGTGCAAACGCCATACTGGGAGTATCCCTGGCAGCGGCAAAAGCCGCCGCCAACTCCAGCGGTCTTCCGCTATACCGCTACCTGGGCGGTGTCTTCGCTAGTATCCTGCCCGTCCCGCTTATGAACATAATAAACGGTGGAGTACATGCCGATAACAACCTGGATATTCAGGAGTTTATGATAGTGCCCGTTGGATTTACTACATTCTCGAATGCGATTAGAGCCGGTGTTGAGGTGTTCCACAACCTGAAAGCGATCCTGAAAAAGAAGGGGTATTCAACTTCCGTAGGAGACGAAGGCGGCTTCGCCCCTAGCCTGAAATCAAACGAAGAGGCTATCGAATGCGTGCTCGAAGCGATTGTTCAATCAGGCCACAAGCCCGGAAAGGGAATCTCCCTGGCCCTGGACGTGGCGTCGAGCGAGCTCTACAAAGACGGGAAATACATAATCGAGGACAGCAAGCTCGGTAAAGAGAAGGTGGTAGATTTATACAAGCGCTGGGTCGATGAATACCCGATCATATCGATCGAAGACCCGATGGCCGAGGACGACTGGGAGGGCTGGAAAATCATCACAAAGGAACTCGGAGACAAGGTTCAACTAGTGGGCGACGACCTGTTCGTGACCAACACCCGAAGGCTTTCCCGGGGAATAAAGGAGGGGGTAGCCAATTCCATACTGATTAAAGTGAACCAGATTGGCACACTGACCGAAACGCTTGAGTCAATCAACATGGCGTCAAGGGCTGGCTACACCTATATAATATCCCACCGCTCCGGAGAAACCGAGGACTCCACCATTGCCGATATCGCCGTGGCCACTAACTCCGGGCAGATAAAAACCGGCTCGGCCTCGAGAAGCGATAGAATGGCAAAATATAACCAACTGTTGAGGATTGAAGAAGAGCTCGGCCAGGAGGCAAGATTTTTGGGGAAATCCGCCTTTAAGTTTTGA
- a CDS encoding integrin alpha: MNNQTKLNLIVSSLLFALSLTISSCDTGISVGDDTPPATTEDLSFDPLTKLFNWTAPGDDGNSGTATIYFFRFLEDTQVESILGVDSLEGVPFSTIQQVVQDNFNDATQMINELEPDRAGTPQSLPVIRLDILGIQRFFFAMFTNDEVGNSSGVSNVVEVTTPLRPVQFEDSGEGSCLGDAIGSGNFNGDQDSDTPNRFGPDDLVMGDPCLGRVYIFYGGVELAQLADDGVVDVTQADVTIIGDPGIMFGAAVAGIGNISGDSAEELAIGAPGFNEDTGQVLIFDGSNKGLPAVIDLTNGAEPDLVINGENAGDNFGFTITLSRRIFVGAPNAQSGTGKAYEFRGDDIKRNTPASDARAIIVGESPGDMFGFAIADVGQVDDGSSTDTAISSPGAGKVYVFFDIRSGVTNLSTDEEDVVVLQGDPVDGFGFSISGDGDIVGIVEDDDDNKFGADTDPDNDEWDDIIVGAPNSGMNTGSVFLYSGEDINTAKDNGTSPGFVTEFTGLNTEDRFGTSVAVLGDVNPEIGSDKRPEAFILEVTDTNADFIVGAPGISQVYLFFGQEEFPVLVDAGEADLVLPLADDPPAPPGFGKLVFNLGNVLTAPLEERDLNEEYMGLNTDFAVGGDGSVRMEF, encoded by the coding sequence ATGAATAATCAAACAAAGTTAAATTTAATCGTTTCATCTCTTCTCTTTGCGCTTTCATTAACGATTAGCTCTTGCGATACCGGTATCAGCGTAGGGGATGATACCCCTCCGGCTACTACCGAGGACCTCAGTTTTGACCCTTTGACAAAGCTGTTTAATTGGACTGCCCCTGGGGACGATGGAAATAGTGGGACGGCGACTATATACTTTTTTCGGTTTTTAGAGGATACCCAAGTTGAAAGCATTCTCGGTGTAGATTCATTAGAGGGTGTGCCTTTCAGCACCATACAACAAGTCGTACAAGATAATTTTAATGATGCTACACAGATGATAAACGAATTGGAACCGGATAGGGCAGGCACGCCACAAAGCCTTCCGGTCATCAGGCTGGATATTTTAGGGATCCAAAGATTTTTTTTCGCCATGTTTACTAATGACGAAGTCGGTAATTCGTCGGGGGTATCGAACGTTGTCGAGGTGACAACGCCCTTGCGTCCGGTGCAATTTGAGGATAGCGGCGAAGGGAGTTGCTTGGGAGATGCAATTGGCAGCGGTAATTTTAACGGCGACCAAGATTCTGACACTCCAAACCGCTTTGGGCCTGACGACCTGGTTATGGGCGACCCCTGTCTGGGCAGGGTCTATATATTTTATGGCGGTGTCGAACTGGCTCAGTTAGCGGATGACGGAGTTGTTGATGTGACCCAAGCCGATGTAACCATAATCGGCGATCCGGGCATCATGTTTGGGGCGGCGGTGGCGGGGATTGGTAATATTTCCGGTGATTCAGCGGAGGAGTTAGCGATAGGGGCCCCGGGCTTTAATGAAGATACGGGGCAGGTCCTGATTTTTGACGGCAGCAATAAAGGTCTGCCGGCAGTCATAGACCTAACGAACGGAGCCGAGCCTGACCTGGTAATTAATGGCGAGAATGCCGGGGACAACTTTGGTTTTACGATAACTTTGAGCAGGAGAATATTCGTTGGCGCGCCTAACGCCCAGTCCGGCACGGGAAAGGCTTATGAGTTTCGCGGAGATGACATAAAGAGGAATACTCCGGCCAGTGATGCCCGGGCGATAATCGTCGGCGAATCGCCGGGTGATATGTTTGGCTTTGCCATTGCCGATGTAGGACAGGTAGACGACGGCTCTTCGACTGATACTGCCATTAGCTCCCCCGGTGCGGGAAAGGTATATGTATTTTTTGACATTCGGAGCGGCGTGACCAATCTTTCAACGGATGAAGAAGATGTGGTCGTACTTCAAGGTGACCCTGTGGATGGATTTGGTTTTAGTATTTCCGGCGACGGTGATATCGTAGGCATTGTTGAAGACGATGATGACAACAAGTTTGGCGCCGACACTGACCCTGACAATGACGAATGGGACGACATTATCGTGGGCGCCCCTAACTCCGGTATGAATACGGGCTCGGTTTTCCTCTACTCCGGAGAGGATATAAACACGGCTAAAGATAACGGTACCAGCCCCGGTTTCGTTACGGAATTTACCGGCCTGAATACGGAGGACCGGTTTGGGACTTCCGTAGCTGTCCTCGGCGACGTTAATCCGGAGATCGGCTCCGACAAAAGACCGGAGGCTTTTATACTTGAAGTTACTGACACCAATGCCGACTTTATCGTGGGCGCTCCGGGCATATCTCAGGTCTACCTGTTTTTCGGCCAGGAAGAATTTCCGGTTCTAGTTGACGCGGGAGAAGCTGACCTAGTCTTGCCCCTTGCCGATGACCCACCGGCTCCTCCAGGATTTGGAAAACTGGTCTTTAACCTGGGCAACGTGCTCACAGCCCCCCTCGAAGAGAGGGACTTAAATGAGGAATATATGGGGCTCAACACCGATTTTGCCGTCGGCGGGGACGGTTCTGTTAGGATGGAATTTTAA
- a CDS encoding ABC transporter permease, translating to MNPMAALRVSYRALRKNQVRSMLTTLGIIIGVAAVITMVAVTQGAKKLIEEQLISLGGNSLIIGSGMRAGSGATERSAVDTLTAEDAEAIGKLSMVTHVSPILDTNEWVVWNNRNRFTTIVGASPDFTYINDWPPEQGSFFTDQDIINAERVCVLGRSVALNLFGYHNPVGETVRIGRITFKVIGVLTTIGQTPSGKDQDDVVIVPYSTLQKRIMGMAKVEKISVSVRTQDDIPYAEAQIAQLLRERHQIRPGMEDDFYIRTQQNIIDRIFTISRIMTILLGSIASISLIVGGIGIMNIMLVSVTERIREIGIRMAVGAKERDILIQFLIEAVVLSLVGGIIGILLGIIATKTASLLTGWPSLVSVGAIILAFGFAALIGVFFGLYPAKKASKLDPIEALRYE from the coding sequence ATGAACCCGATGGCAGCGCTCAGAGTTTCATACCGCGCCCTCAGAAAGAACCAGGTTCGCTCCATGCTTACTACACTTGGGATCATAATCGGGGTTGCCGCGGTGATAACCATGGTAGCGGTTACGCAAGGAGCAAAGAAACTAATCGAAGAACAACTCATAAGTCTTGGAGGAAATTCCCTGATTATAGGCTCGGGAATGAGAGCAGGAAGCGGGGCAACCGAACGCTCGGCAGTAGATACACTCACAGCTGAAGATGCAGAAGCTATAGGAAAACTGAGCATGGTAACCCATGTATCGCCGATATTAGATACAAACGAGTGGGTCGTATGGAATAACCGTAACCGGTTCACGACCATAGTAGGGGCTTCTCCCGATTTTACCTACATAAATGATTGGCCTCCCGAGCAAGGCAGCTTTTTCACCGACCAAGATATTATTAATGCAGAAAGGGTATGTGTTCTTGGAAGAAGCGTAGCCTTAAACCTGTTTGGATATCATAACCCCGTAGGCGAGACTGTTAGAATTGGGAGAATCACATTCAAGGTTATTGGTGTCTTAACCACAATAGGCCAGACCCCGAGCGGAAAGGATCAAGATGATGTGGTCATAGTCCCATACTCCACCCTCCAAAAAAGAATAATGGGAATGGCCAAGGTAGAAAAAATATCCGTCTCCGTGAGGACTCAGGATGACATACCATACGCTGAGGCTCAAATTGCTCAACTCCTGAGAGAACGTCACCAGATACGTCCGGGCATGGAGGATGATTTTTATATCAGGACTCAGCAAAACATAATCGATAGAATATTCACCATTTCCAGGATTATGACTATATTGCTAGGCAGCATTGCCTCTATTTCTCTCATAGTGGGAGGGATCGGGATAATGAACATTATGCTCGTTTCCGTAACGGAGAGGATTAGGGAAATCGGAATACGTATGGCCGTGGGCGCCAAGGAGAGAGACATCCTTATTCAGTTTTTGATCGAAGCAGTGGTGCTATCACTGGTAGGCGGGATCATAGGCATATTGTTGGGAATAATAGCAACAAAGACCGCTTCACTATTAACCGGTTGGCCAAGCTTGGTTTCCGTGGGTGCGATCATATTAGCTTTTGGATTTGCCGCTCTTATCGGTGTTTTCTTCGGCCTTTATCCGGCAAAAAAAGCGTCTAAGTTGGACCCGATCGAAGCATTGCGGTATGAGTAA
- a CDS encoding ABC transporter ATP-binding protein, whose translation MIVVDNLHKIYKMGDVDVHALRGVSLKIRGGDFVSVMGPSGSGKSTFMNIIGCLDKPTEGSYFLDGNEVSLLDKDELSEMRNKKIGFVFQNFNLLARTTALENVELPLIYNNTPANRRNKLATEALSMVGLEGWEKHYPSQLSGGQQQRVAIARAIINKPSIILADEPTGNLDTDTSIEIMEIFKTLNRQGKTIVMITHDKEIAEYAQRIILFRDGKVLDDRTKNSELRIKS comes from the coding sequence ATCATTGTAGTGGATAACCTTCATAAAATATACAAGATGGGCGACGTCGATGTTCACGCCTTAAGAGGGGTCTCTCTCAAAATAAGAGGAGGAGATTTTGTCTCGGTGATGGGTCCCTCCGGCTCGGGAAAAAGCACTTTCATGAACATCATAGGGTGCCTGGATAAACCAACAGAGGGAAGTTATTTTCTCGACGGAAATGAAGTTTCGCTACTGGACAAAGATGAACTCTCGGAAATGAGAAACAAGAAAATCGGGTTTGTCTTTCAAAATTTTAATCTTCTCGCTAGGACAACGGCACTCGAGAACGTAGAACTTCCCCTCATATACAACAACACTCCAGCAAACAGGAGAAATAAACTGGCTACGGAAGCACTATCTATGGTCGGGCTTGAAGGATGGGAAAAACATTACCCATCCCAGCTTTCAGGCGGACAACAGCAGAGGGTAGCAATAGCTAGAGCAATCATAAACAAGCCAAGCATTATATTGGCTGATGAACCCACCGGTAACCTGGACACCGATACCAGTATAGAGATAATGGAGATATTCAAGACGCTAAATCGTCAGGGCAAAACTATAGTAATGATCACACACGACAAAGAGATAGCCGAGTACGCTCAAAGGATAATTTTGTTCAGGGACGGAAAGGTTCTCGATGACAGAACGAAGAATTCAGAGTTAAGAATCAAGAGTTGA
- a CDS encoding efflux RND transporter periplasmic adaptor subunit gives MNLKSKKIIFLLVILVVIILIAVRYSQNDDGSIAYRTAKVDRGDISSYITATGTVNPISRVEVGSRVSGTIRQIYVDFNSAVEKDEPLAEIDTTPFRAKLEQALADLKKAQADAQLNKTIMDANRELYEKRLISKQEYDDSKVKYSRDTATVEQTKAEVDIARSNLLNATIRSPIDGIVISKNINVGQSVTAGQNSPPLFVIAEDLSSMNVIAHISESDIGKIEVGQDAVFTVNAYPNEEFSGKLEQIRSEPIVSNNVVTYDVVIRVQNKELKLKPGMTAEVRILVAHRDDTLRVPRAALRFIPPPNALVERNSQEPDGTSVVWIPAGSKKIKPVRINPGISDDNFTEIVGGGLREGEEVIIEATIKGESNSDSLESILPKPIRF, from the coding sequence ATGAACCTGAAGAGTAAAAAGATCATCTTTTTGCTGGTAATACTGGTCGTTATCATCCTTATCGCCGTCCGATATTCACAGAATGATGACGGGTCGATAGCTTATAGGACCGCCAAGGTGGATAGGGGGGATATATCATCCTACATCACTGCCACCGGTACAGTGAATCCTATATCCAGAGTAGAGGTCGGAAGCCGGGTTTCCGGGACCATAAGACAAATATATGTGGATTTTAACTCCGCAGTGGAGAAAGATGAACCGCTTGCCGAGATAGACACTACACCCTTCCGGGCCAAGCTGGAACAGGCTCTGGCTGACCTGAAGAAAGCCCAGGCAGATGCCCAACTCAATAAAACCATAATGGATGCAAACAGAGAGCTTTATGAAAAGAGGCTAATCTCCAAGCAGGAGTATGATGATTCAAAAGTTAAATATTCTAGAGATACAGCCACGGTGGAGCAGACAAAAGCGGAGGTAGATATAGCCAGGTCGAATCTCTTGAATGCGACAATTCGGAGCCCGATCGACGGGATCGTTATTTCCAAGAACATCAATGTCGGCCAATCCGTAACCGCAGGGCAGAACTCCCCTCCCCTTTTCGTCATAGCCGAAGACCTTTCTTCCATGAATGTCATTGCCCACATAAGCGAGTCAGACATAGGCAAAATTGAGGTCGGCCAGGATGCTGTCTTCACCGTGAACGCATATCCAAACGAAGAATTCTCCGGCAAACTGGAACAGATAAGAAGCGAGCCTATCGTCAGCAACAACGTAGTAACCTACGACGTGGTGATCCGGGTACAAAACAAAGAGCTTAAACTCAAGCCGGGAATGACTGCAGAGGTAAGGATACTGGTAGCACACCGGGATGACACGCTGAGAGTCCCCCGGGCAGCCCTCCGGTTTATCCCTCCTCCAAACGCCTTGGTCGAGCGAAATTCCCAAGAGCCGGACGGTACCTCGGTAGTATGGATTCCTGCTGGAAGCAAGAAAATAAAGCCGGTCAGGATAAATCCCGGTATCAGTGACGATAACTTTACTGAAATCGTCGGCGGCGGCCTCCGGGAAGGAGAAGAGGTGATTATCGAAGCGACGATTAAAGGTGAATCTAACTCAGACTCACTCGAATCGATTCTACCAAAGCCAATCAGGTTTTAA